One window from the genome of Variovorax sp. PAMC26660 encodes:
- a CDS encoding efflux RND transporter periplasmic adaptor subunit codes for MTKKWTVPALSGLFVVSCTAWFLWARSPTESRASTERPPQPATQLGAETLRYAEGAPQLTMIRAQAIPSSRVPLGDVLSARVTYDEDVTARIGVGVSGRIVDIKVSPGDAVKAGQVLAEIDSPDFGTASADLNKAKADEERKRLAVERARDLVSGDAIPVKEWESLQSDLAQAHAETQRAGQRLKNLNPRGLPISGQRVKLTSPIDGVVTDRTATPALEVSPGLAAPLFVVTDPKRLWLMIDLPEKLLGQVKLKSDVSVESDAYPGQQFKAKIVQLGQVVDINTRRATVRAVLANPQQELLPEMFVRARVLQVGGVGVRVPNSAIVNHGVYAYLFVQESPGEFRRRKVALLTQGGDVSYVGEGLQGSEQVVVKGALLLDAELTARTGDKS; via the coding sequence ATGACAAAAAAATGGACCGTGCCGGCCTTGTCGGGACTTTTCGTCGTCTCCTGCACCGCATGGTTTCTCTGGGCCCGCAGTCCGACGGAGTCGCGCGCCAGCACCGAGCGGCCACCGCAGCCCGCCACCCAGCTCGGTGCCGAGACCCTGCGCTATGCCGAGGGCGCGCCGCAGCTCACGATGATCCGCGCGCAGGCCATTCCGTCTTCGCGCGTGCCGCTGGGCGACGTGCTGAGCGCGCGCGTGACCTATGACGAGGACGTGACCGCGCGCATCGGCGTCGGCGTCTCGGGGCGCATCGTCGATATCAAGGTGTCGCCCGGCGATGCGGTCAAGGCGGGCCAGGTGCTCGCGGAAATCGACTCGCCCGACTTCGGCACCGCCTCTGCCGACCTGAACAAGGCGAAGGCCGACGAAGAGCGCAAGCGCCTGGCCGTCGAACGCGCCAGGGACCTGGTCTCGGGCGATGCGATTCCGGTCAAGGAATGGGAGTCGCTGCAGTCCGACCTGGCACAGGCGCATGCCGAAACGCAGCGCGCAGGGCAGCGGCTGAAGAACCTCAACCCGCGCGGCCTGCCGATCAGTGGCCAGCGCGTGAAGCTGACCAGCCCCATCGACGGCGTGGTGACCGACCGCACGGCCACGCCCGCGCTGGAGGTCAGCCCCGGCCTTGCCGCGCCGCTCTTCGTGGTCACCGACCCGAAGCGCCTGTGGCTGATGATCGACCTGCCCGAAAAGCTGCTGGGCCAGGTCAAGCTCAAGAGCGACGTGAGCGTGGAGAGCGACGCTTATCCCGGCCAGCAGTTCAAGGCGAAGATCGTTCAGCTCGGCCAGGTGGTCGACATCAACACCCGCCGCGCCACCGTGCGCGCGGTGCTGGCAAACCCGCAGCAGGAGCTGCTGCCCGAGATGTTCGTGCGCGCCCGCGTGCTGCAGGTCGGCGGCGTGGGGGTGCGCGTGCCCAACAGCGCCATCGTCAACCACGGCGTGTATGCCTATCTCTTCGTGCAGGAGTCGCCTGGCGAATTCCGGCGCCGCAAGGTCGCGCTGCTGACGCAGGGCGGCGACGTCAGCTATGTGGGCGAAGGCCTGCAAGGCAGCGAGCAGGTGGTCGTGAAGGGTGCGCTGTTGCTGGATGCCGAACTCACCGCCCGCACGGGTGACAAGTCGTGA
- a CDS encoding response regulator produces MRLLLVEDDAVIAHELVLRWERNAWAVDVAGTLQAADAVLALRPVDLVVLDLGLPDGDGMHWLARLRRTDRSTPVLVLTARDRVVDRVEGLRTGADDYLVKPFAVEELDARVEVLTRRAQRSREDFVQYGPLSWFGNEGRVDIAGQSLTLFPREFEVLGLLVRRAPRLVPKRALIDALAERNLEVSDSAAEVYVSRLRRKLVGSGLVIRTLRGFGYVLEAQA; encoded by the coding sequence ATGCGCCTGCTACTGGTCGAAGACGACGCCGTGATTGCGCATGAACTGGTTCTTCGCTGGGAGCGCAACGCATGGGCCGTCGATGTGGCGGGCACGCTGCAGGCGGCCGACGCCGTGCTCGCGCTGCGGCCGGTCGACCTCGTGGTGCTCGACCTCGGCCTGCCCGATGGCGACGGCATGCATTGGCTGGCCCGGCTGCGGCGCACCGACCGCTCGACGCCGGTGCTGGTGCTGACCGCGCGCGACCGCGTGGTCGACCGCGTCGAAGGACTGCGCACCGGCGCCGACGACTACCTGGTCAAGCCCTTCGCCGTCGAGGAACTGGATGCGCGCGTCGAGGTGCTCACGCGGCGCGCCCAACGCTCGCGCGAAGACTTCGTGCAGTACGGCCCGCTCAGCTGGTTCGGCAACGAGGGCCGCGTCGACATCGCCGGCCAGTCGCTCACGCTGTTCCCGCGCGAGTTCGAGGTGCTCGGCCTGCTGGTGCGCCGCGCGCCAAGGCTGGTGCCCAAGCGCGCGCTGATCGATGCGCTGGCCGAACGCAACCTGGAAGTCAGCGACAGCGCGGCCGAGGTGTATGTCTCGCGGCTGCGGCGCAAACTGGTGGGCTCGGGCCTGGTCATTCGCACGCTGCGCGGCTTCGGCTACGTGCTGGAGGCGCAGGCGTGA
- a CDS encoding sensor histidine kinase has protein sequence MSGTRRAWWLRRDLLIWLMLPLLAVVAATGAVGTFTAQRLTDKAFDRWLLDTARSVAAQVRFTDGKARIDLPAATEAVLGYDEIDQVYFSVSEAGHLLAGQHGIPQTGTRQASYHAGQAYDAFYAGHPVRVAAAHIPGASEDSNVLVLVAETTRKRQRAQSEVLMMLVPVGALLLAAAAAIGFAVRRTLNPLEAIAARWNERSHASLQPIAADDMPRELMPFATALNDLLARIRAMLAREQQFAATVAHQLRTPLAGLQLGVTRAAEAGDLAGSRQVLGELGHTVQRTARLVQQLLALGRLDPEVRGNLSFVPTDIVALAHDVGSTFLEFAAARSVTLELDAPAQPVVVQLQPELFSEALGNLLDNALRYTPAGGQVLIEFDAAQPSLSVSDNGPGVPDDRREAVFERFVRGQHVEGEGSGLGLAIVRDIATLHDATVTLSRSASGGACVTIRFKREGNEEPTPA, from the coding sequence GTGAGCGGCACGCGCCGCGCCTGGTGGCTGCGCCGCGACCTGCTGATCTGGCTGATGCTGCCGCTGCTGGCGGTGGTGGCCGCCACCGGCGCGGTCGGCACCTTCACCGCACAGCGCCTGACCGACAAGGCCTTCGACCGCTGGCTGCTGGACACCGCCCGCTCGGTGGCCGCGCAGGTGCGCTTCACCGATGGCAAGGCTCGCATCGATCTGCCGGCCGCGACCGAAGCCGTGCTGGGCTACGACGAGATCGACCAGGTCTATTTCAGCGTGAGCGAGGCCGGCCACCTCCTGGCCGGCCAGCACGGCATTCCGCAGACGGGCACCCGGCAGGCCAGCTACCACGCCGGCCAGGCGTACGACGCCTTCTATGCGGGCCACCCCGTGCGCGTGGCGGCGGCACACATCCCCGGTGCGAGCGAAGACAGCAATGTGCTCGTGCTGGTGGCGGAAACCACGCGCAAGCGCCAGCGCGCACAGAGCGAGGTGCTGATGATGCTGGTTCCCGTGGGTGCCCTTCTGCTGGCCGCGGCTGCCGCCATCGGTTTCGCGGTGCGCCGCACGCTCAATCCGCTGGAGGCCATCGCAGCGCGCTGGAACGAGCGCTCGCACGCCTCGCTGCAGCCCATTGCCGCCGACGACATGCCGCGCGAGCTGATGCCCTTCGCGACCGCGCTGAACGACCTGCTGGCGCGCATCCGGGCCATGCTGGCGCGCGAGCAGCAGTTCGCAGCCACCGTGGCGCACCAGTTGCGCACGCCGCTCGCCGGCTTGCAGTTGGGCGTGACGCGCGCGGCCGAGGCAGGCGACCTCGCGGGCAGCCGGCAGGTACTGGGAGAACTGGGCCACACGGTGCAGCGCACGGCACGCCTCGTTCAACAGTTGCTGGCGCTGGGCCGGCTCGATCCGGAAGTGCGGGGCAACCTGAGCTTCGTGCCCACGGACATCGTCGCGCTGGCGCATGACGTGGGCAGCACCTTTCTCGAATTCGCGGCCGCGCGGTCGGTCACGCTGGAACTCGATGCGCCGGCGCAGCCGGTCGTGGTGCAACTGCAGCCGGAGCTGTTCAGCGAGGCGCTCGGCAACCTGCTGGACAACGCGCTGCGCTACACGCCGGCGGGCGGACAGGTGCTGATCGAATTCGATGCCGCGCAACCTTCGCTGAGCGTGTCCGACAACGGACCCGGCGTGCCCGATGACCGGCGCGAAGCCGTGTTCGAGCGCTTCGTGCGCGGCCAGCATGTGGAAGGCGAAGGCAGCGGGCTGGGCCTGGCGATCGTGCGCGACATCGCGACCCTCCACGATGCGACCGTCACGCTGTCGCGCAGCGCCTCGGGTGGCGCCTGCGTGACGATCCGCTTCAAGCGCGAAGGCAACGAAGAGCCAACGCCGGCCTAG
- a CDS encoding FmdB family zinc ribbon protein produces MPTYDYACGQCGGFEMLRPSGLRDEPAACPDCAAASPRVLSAAPRLALMASGTRRAMETNERARQEPGSSRDYARFKHPAGCGCCSSGKRGATVTAPNGAKSAPSRRPWMISH; encoded by the coding sequence ATGCCGACCTACGACTACGCCTGCGGGCAATGCGGTGGCTTCGAGATGCTTCGGCCTTCGGGCCTGCGCGATGAACCGGCTGCGTGCCCCGATTGCGCGGCGGCCTCGCCGCGTGTGCTGTCCGCCGCGCCGCGTCTGGCGCTGATGGCATCGGGCACGCGCCGTGCGATGGAAACCAACGAGCGCGCACGGCAGGAGCCGGGCAGTTCGCGGGACTACGCGCGCTTCAAGCACCCGGCGGGGTGCGGCTGCTGCAGCTCGGGCAAGCGCGGTGCGACGGTGACGGCGCCCAATGGTGCGAAGTCCGCGCCTTCGCGACGGCCCTGGATGATCAGCCACTGA
- the fmdA gene encoding formamidase, producing the protein MTDTLIKVDLTKSPTENENIHNRWHPDIPMACWVNPGDDFILETFDWTGGFIKNNDSADDVRDIDLSTVHYLSGPVGVKGAEPGDLLVVDLLDIGAKQDSLWGFNGFFSKQNGGGFLTDHFPEAQKSIWDFKGMFTSSRHIPRVNFAGLIHPGLIGCLPDKPMLDMWNEREGKLIATDPDRVPGLANPPFAGTAHMGKMTGEARAKAAAEGARTVPPREHGGNCDIKDLSRGSKVFFPVYVDGAGLSVGDLHFSQGDGEITFCGAIEMAGWVHMKVTLIKGGMAKYGIKNPIFKPSPITPQYNDYLIFEGISVDESGKQHYLDVNVAYRQACLNAIEYLKKFGYSGAQAYSILGTAPVQGHISGVVDVPNSCATLWLPTGIFDFDINPNAQGPMKMIDGSVHMPLSHDLR; encoded by the coding sequence ATGACGGACACGCTGATCAAGGTTGACCTGACGAAGTCGCCGACCGAGAACGAGAACATCCACAACCGCTGGCACCCGGACATTCCGATGGCCTGCTGGGTCAACCCGGGCGACGACTTCATCCTCGAGACCTTCGACTGGACCGGTGGCTTCATCAAGAACAACGACAGCGCCGACGACGTGCGCGACATCGACCTGAGCACGGTGCACTACCTCTCGGGCCCGGTGGGCGTGAAGGGCGCCGAGCCGGGCGACCTGCTGGTGGTCGACCTGCTCGACATCGGCGCCAAGCAGGACAGCCTGTGGGGCTTCAACGGCTTCTTCTCGAAGCAGAACGGCGGCGGCTTCCTCACCGACCACTTTCCCGAAGCGCAGAAATCGATCTGGGACTTCAAGGGCATGTTCACCAGCTCGCGCCACATTCCGCGCGTGAATTTTGCGGGCCTGATCCACCCCGGCCTGATCGGCTGCCTGCCCGACAAGCCGATGCTCGACATGTGGAACGAGCGCGAAGGCAAGCTCATCGCTACCGACCCGGACCGCGTGCCCGGCCTGGCCAACCCGCCGTTCGCGGGCACCGCCCACATGGGCAAGATGACCGGCGAAGCCCGCGCCAAGGCCGCAGCAGAAGGCGCACGCACGGTGCCGCCGCGCGAACATGGCGGCAACTGCGACATCAAGGACCTGTCGCGCGGCTCGAAGGTGTTCTTCCCCGTGTACGTCGACGGCGCGGGCCTGAGCGTGGGCGACCTGCACTTCAGCCAGGGCGACGGCGAGATCACCTTCTGCGGCGCCATCGAGATGGCCGGCTGGGTGCACATGAAGGTCACGCTCATCAAGGGCGGCATGGCCAAGTACGGCATCAAGAACCCGATCTTCAAGCCCAGCCCCATCACGCCGCAGTACAACGACTACCTGATCTTCGAGGGCATCTCGGTCGATGAGTCAGGCAAGCAGCATTACCTCGATGTGAACGTGGCCTACCGCCAGGCCTGCCTGAACGCCATCGAGTACCTGAAGAAGTTCGGCTATTCGGGTGCGCAGGCTTATTCCATTCTGGGCACGGCACCGGTGCAGGGCCACATCAGCGGCGTGGTCGACGTGCCGAACTCCTGCGCCACGCTGTGGCTGCCGACCGGCATCTTCGACTTCGACATCAATCCGAACGCGCAGGGGCCGATGAAGATGATCGACGGCAGCGTCCACATGCCGCTGTCGCACGACCTGCGCTGA
- the urtE gene encoding urea ABC transporter ATP-binding subunit UrtE produces the protein MLKVEDLHVAYGQSEALHGLSFEGHANETIAIMGRNGMGKTTLFKSLMGVLPSKSGRIEVAGQDVSRDESFRRVAKGIAYVPQGRMIFPTLTVEENIQTGLENSKTRRIPEEIYALFPVLWDMKSRKGGNLSGGQQQQLAIARALVTDPKVLLLDEPTEGIQPSIIKDIAKALNEIRKLRGITIVVSEQVLSFAMDVADRLFVIEGGRLVHETARDKTDVEHIKAYLSV, from the coding sequence ATGCTGAAGGTAGAAGACCTGCACGTAGCCTACGGCCAGAGCGAGGCACTGCACGGCCTCTCGTTCGAAGGCCATGCGAACGAAACCATCGCCATCATGGGCCGCAACGGCATGGGCAAGACCACGCTGTTCAAGAGCCTCATGGGCGTGCTGCCATCGAAGAGCGGGCGTATCGAGGTAGCAGGACAGGACGTGTCGCGCGACGAGAGCTTCAGGCGCGTTGCCAAGGGCATCGCCTACGTGCCGCAGGGCCGCATGATCTTTCCGACGCTGACCGTGGAAGAGAACATCCAGACCGGCCTGGAAAACTCGAAGACCCGCCGCATCCCCGAAGAAATCTATGCGCTGTTCCCCGTGCTGTGGGACATGAAGAGTCGCAAAGGCGGCAACCTCTCCGGCGGCCAGCAACAACAGCTCGCTATTGCGCGCGCCCTCGTTACAGACCCCAAGGTGCTGCTGCTCGACGAGCCCACCGAAGGTATCCAGCCTTCGATCATCAAGGACATCGCCAAGGCACTCAACGAGATCCGCAAGCTGCGCGGCATCACCATCGTCGTTTCCGAGCAGGTGCTGAGTTTCGCGATGGACGTGGCCGACCGGCTCTTCGTCATCGAAGGTGGCCGGCTGGTGCACGAGACCGCGCGGGACAAGACCGATGTGGAGCACATCAAGGCCTATCTCTCCGTTTGA
- the urtD gene encoding urea ABC transporter ATP-binding protein UrtD, whose amino-acid sequence MSNTDFALAVEDLTVSFDGFKAIDDLTLYIDKNELRVIIGPNGAGKTTLLDLICGKTRASAGSIKFKNTELTKMAEHKRVRLGIGRKFQTPSIYENLSVFQNLEVSFPKGRSVFGALAFKCDEEVKSKVQAVAEDIGLANKLDTEAGLLSHGQKQWLEIGMLLMQEPELLMLDEPIAGMSARERELTADLLKRICQNRAVIVIEHDMAFVKQIAHKVTVMHQGKILAEGPMEKVQADPKVIDVYLGH is encoded by the coding sequence ATGAGCAACACAGACTTCGCGCTCGCCGTGGAAGACCTCACCGTGTCCTTCGACGGCTTCAAGGCCATCGACGACCTGACGCTGTACATCGACAAGAACGAGCTGCGGGTGATCATCGGCCCCAACGGAGCGGGCAAGACCACGCTGCTCGACCTGATCTGCGGCAAGACGCGCGCCAGCGCCGGCAGCATCAAGTTTAAGAACACCGAACTCACGAAGATGGCCGAGCACAAGCGCGTGCGGTTGGGCATAGGTCGGAAGTTCCAGACGCCCTCGATCTACGAGAACCTTTCGGTGTTCCAGAACCTCGAGGTTTCATTTCCGAAGGGGCGTTCGGTGTTCGGCGCGCTGGCTTTCAAGTGCGATGAAGAGGTCAAGTCGAAGGTGCAGGCCGTGGCCGAAGACATTGGCCTTGCCAACAAGCTCGACACCGAGGCAGGATTGTTGAGCCACGGCCAGAAGCAGTGGTTGGAGATTGGCATGTTGCTGATGCAAGAGCCCGAGCTGCTGATGCTCGACGAACCCATTGCAGGCATGAGCGCGCGCGAGCGTGAACTCACAGCCGATCTGCTCAAGCGCATCTGCCAGAACCGCGCGGTGATCGTCATCGAGCACGACATGGCGTTCGTCAAGCAGATTGCGCACAAGGTCACGGTGATGCATCAGGGAAAGATCCTCGCCGAAGGGCCGATGGAGAAGGTGCAAGCGGACCCGAAGGTCATCGACGTTTATCTGGGGCACTAG
- the urtC gene encoding urea ABC transporter permease subunit UrtC produces the protein MNFIKASIQRYQLGSLLLLVLLLAVVLPLSLDIFRLNLVGKYLTYAFVAVGLVMVWGYGGVLSLGQGVFFGIGGYAMAMFLKLEASDPITTKIQSTPGIPDFMDWNQITELPTLWLPFKSLPLSLMLVVLAPMALAWLVSFAMFKRRVGGVYFAIITQAVALICTVLIIGQQGYTGGVNGMTDLRTMLGWDTRTDSAKYILYYVCVGLLVSSILLCRWIQTSKLGTLLLAMRDKEDRVRFSGYDVANFKVFTFCLAAGLSGIGGAMFALQVGFMSPSFVGIVPSIEMVIFCAVGGRMSLVGAVYGALLVNAGKTLFSESFPDLWLFLMAGLFIGVTMAFPMGLAGVWEEKIRPWWKGRRQALREASVQPAIAPVATTTTPPASAPTPPEPHLPEGVGSQRA, from the coding sequence ATGAATTTCATCAAGGCCTCGATCCAGCGCTACCAGCTCGGCAGCCTGCTGCTGCTGGTGCTGCTGCTCGCGGTGGTGCTGCCGCTGTCGCTCGACATCTTCCGCCTCAACCTCGTGGGCAAGTACCTCACCTACGCCTTCGTGGCCGTGGGCCTCGTGATGGTGTGGGGCTACGGCGGTGTGCTGAGCCTGGGGCAGGGTGTGTTCTTCGGCATCGGCGGTTATGCGATGGCGATGTTCCTCAAGCTCGAAGCTTCCGACCCCATCACCACCAAGATCCAGTCGACGCCCGGCATCCCGGACTTCATGGACTGGAACCAGATCACCGAGCTGCCAACGCTGTGGCTGCCGTTCAAGAGCCTGCCGCTGAGCCTGATGCTCGTGGTGCTCGCGCCGATGGCACTGGCCTGGCTCGTGAGCTTCGCGATGTTCAAGCGCCGCGTGGGCGGCGTGTACTTCGCGATCATCACGCAGGCGGTGGCGCTGATCTGCACCGTGCTCATCATCGGCCAGCAGGGCTACACCGGCGGCGTCAACGGTATGACCGACCTGAGGACGATGCTGGGCTGGGACACCCGCACCGACAGTGCCAAGTACATCCTGTACTACGTCTGCGTCGGCCTGCTGGTGTCGAGCATCCTGCTGTGCCGCTGGATCCAGACCAGCAAGCTCGGCACGCTGCTGCTGGCCATGCGCGACAAGGAAGACCGCGTGCGCTTCTCGGGCTACGACGTGGCGAACTTCAAGGTCTTCACCTTCTGCCTGGCCGCAGGACTCTCGGGCATCGGCGGCGCCATGTTCGCGCTGCAGGTGGGCTTCATGTCGCCGAGCTTCGTGGGCATCGTGCCGTCCATCGAGATGGTGATCTTCTGCGCGGTCGGCGGGCGCATGAGCCTGGTGGGCGCGGTGTACGGCGCGCTGCTGGTGAATGCGGGCAAGACGCTGTTCTCGGAGAGCTTTCCGGACCTGTGGCTGTTCCTGATGGCGGGGCTGTTCATCGGCGTGACGATGGCCTTCCCGATGGGGCTGGCCGGCGTGTGGGAAGAAAAGATCCGGCCATGGTGGAAGGGCCGTCGCCAGGCGTTGCGCGAGGCGTCGGTGCAGCCCGCGATAGCACCGGTTGCGACAACAACAACGCCACCGGCATCCGCTCCCACGCCACCCGAACCCCATCTGCCCGAAGGTGTCGGCAGCCAGCGCGCCTGA
- the urtB gene encoding urea ABC transporter permease subunit UrtB produces the protein MTLSDMMNIGLMQGFAGLSLFAVLLLMGLGLAIIFGQMGVINMAHGEFMTIGAYSIYLAARVTESMAPAFMPYYFPIAIGLAFVFAFIVGWIVEWVLIRHLYKRPLDTLLATWGVSLGLQQMFRTFIGPKEVSPTLPEWLMGSWTPHEGLDIPINGLFVLVLTALVTGAVLIALHKSRWGLRVRATVANRVMANATGIDTKKTDRLTFAIGCGIAGVAGAAFTTIGSTGPTSGSLYIVDAFLVVTFGGAASLFGTVVSAFGIAQTQSISEFFMTGSMAKVLTLSLIVLILMMRPQGLFAVKVRR, from the coding sequence ATGACTCTGTCGGACATGATGAACATCGGCCTCATGCAGGGCTTCGCGGGGCTGAGTCTCTTCGCGGTGCTGCTGCTCATGGGCCTGGGCCTGGCGATCATCTTCGGCCAGATGGGCGTCATCAACATGGCGCATGGCGAGTTCATGACCATCGGCGCCTATTCCATCTACCTGGCCGCGCGCGTCACCGAAAGCATGGCGCCCGCGTTCATGCCGTACTACTTTCCGATCGCCATCGGTCTGGCCTTCGTGTTCGCCTTCATCGTCGGCTGGATCGTGGAGTGGGTGCTGATCCGCCACCTCTACAAGCGCCCGCTCGATACGTTGCTCGCCACCTGGGGCGTGAGCCTGGGCCTGCAGCAGATGTTTCGCACCTTCATCGGCCCCAAGGAAGTGAGCCCCACGCTGCCCGAATGGCTCATGGGTTCGTGGACACCGCATGAAGGCCTCGACATTCCGATCAACGGCCTCTTCGTGCTGGTGCTCACAGCGCTGGTCACGGGCGCTGTGCTGATCGCGCTGCACAAGAGCCGCTGGGGCCTGCGGGTGCGCGCCACCGTGGCCAACCGCGTCATGGCCAACGCCACCGGCATCGACACCAAGAAGACCGACCGCCTGACCTTCGCCATCGGCTGCGGCATTGCCGGCGTGGCGGGCGCGGCCTTCACCACCATCGGCTCGACCGGTCCGACCTCGGGTTCGCTCTACATCGTCGATGCCTTCCTGGTCGTCACCTTCGGCGGTGCGGCCAGCCTGTTCGGCACCGTGGTTTCGGCCTTCGGCATTGCGCAGACTCAATCGATCTCGGAGTTCTTCATGACCGGCTCGATGGCCAAGGTGCTGACGCTCTCGCTGATCGTCTTGATCTTGATGATGCGACCGCAAGGCCTGTTCGCCGTGAAAGTCCGCCGCTGA
- the urtA gene encoding urea ABC transporter substrate-binding protein, with protein MSRDSDPSLDALALRRRRLLQGAAALPMLGLSGLSFGQGQFPTAKVNTTKLAVTDTEVTVGQLHSSTGTMAISETGSIQAEQLAIDQINAMGGILGRKIKVIKEDGASDWPTFAEKSKKLLVNDHCAAVFGCWTSASRKAVLPVFEKENGLLYYPTFYEGLEQSKNVIYTGQEATQQIIWGLDWGAKEKKAKTFFLVGSDYIWPRTSMKIARKHIENFQKGSVKGEEYYPLGHTNFNSLINKIKVAKPDCIFAAVVGGSNVAFYKQLKAAGITGDKQFLLTLAVTEDEMTGVGGENFAGFYSSMKYFQSLDNENNKKFVAAFKAKYGKDAVIGDVTQAGYLGPWLWKAAVEKAGSFDVDKVVAGSPGIELKTAPEGYVKLDANHHLWSKARIGQGQLDGTFKVVAESAELIKPDPFPKGYQ; from the coding sequence ATGTCGCGTGATTCCGATCCTTCCCTTGATGCCTTGGCGCTTCGCCGCCGTCGTCTGCTTCAGGGCGCCGCTGCCCTGCCCATGCTGGGACTGAGCGGCCTGAGCTTCGGCCAGGGGCAGTTCCCCACGGCCAAGGTCAACACCACCAAGCTCGCGGTGACAGACACCGAAGTCACGGTGGGCCAACTGCATTCGTCCACCGGCACCATGGCCATTTCGGAGACCGGCTCGATCCAGGCCGAGCAGTTGGCCATCGACCAGATCAACGCCATGGGCGGCATCCTGGGCCGCAAGATCAAGGTCATCAAGGAAGACGGCGCCTCCGACTGGCCCACCTTCGCCGAGAAGTCGAAGAAGCTGCTGGTCAACGACCACTGCGCCGCGGTGTTCGGCTGCTGGACCAGCGCCTCGCGCAAGGCCGTGCTGCCGGTGTTCGAGAAAGAAAACGGCCTCTTGTATTACCCGACCTTCTACGAAGGCCTGGAGCAGAGCAAGAACGTGATCTACACGGGGCAAGAGGCCACGCAGCAGATCATCTGGGGCCTGGACTGGGGCGCGAAGGAGAAGAAGGCCAAGACCTTCTTCCTCGTCGGCTCCGACTACATCTGGCCGCGCACGTCGATGAAGATCGCGCGCAAGCACATCGAGAACTTCCAGAAGGGTTCGGTCAAGGGCGAGGAGTACTACCCGCTGGGCCACACCAACTTCAACTCGCTGATCAACAAGATCAAGGTGGCCAAGCCCGACTGCATCTTCGCGGCCGTGGTGGGCGGCTCGAACGTGGCCTTCTACAAGCAGCTCAAGGCCGCGGGCATCACCGGCGACAAGCAGTTCCTGCTGACGCTGGCCGTGACCGAGGACGAAATGACCGGTGTGGGCGGCGAGAACTTCGCGGGCTTCTATTCGTCGATGAAGTACTTCCAGTCGCTGGACAACGAGAACAACAAGAAGTTCGTCGCGGCCTTCAAGGCCAAGTACGGCAAGGACGCGGTGATCGGCGACGTGACGCAGGCTGGGTACCTCGGGCCTTGGCTGTGGAAGGCGGCGGTGGAGAAGGCGGGCAGCTTCGACGTGGACAAGGTGGTGGCGGGTTCGCCGGGCATCGAGCTGAAGACCGCGCCTGAAGGCTACGTGAAGCTGGATGCGAACCACCATCTGTGGAGCAAGGCGCGCATTGGGCAGGGGCAGTTGGATGGGACGTTCAAGGTGGTGGCGGAGTCGGCTGAGTTGATCAAGCCGGATCCGTTCCCCAAGGGCTATCAATAA